Proteins co-encoded in one Arachis hypogaea cultivar Tifrunner chromosome 13, arahy.Tifrunner.gnm2.J5K5, whole genome shotgun sequence genomic window:
- the LOC140178098 gene encoding uncharacterized protein: protein MDPKELSELPGVHFPNLPTLDGYLRQWGTHPITQDRTLYTWINEEGAPVGQRTYAEQHLNASCIAHKLLTCQKPVIKPGDKVLLVYVPGLDFIDAFFGCLRARVIPVPVLPPDPMQRSGQALTKIENIAKSCSIVAILSTAAYHSAVRAGSLKNFISLTGKSGKSSARWPNLPWLHTDTWVKNSKSLALNGLDDQCEEAQPGDICFLQFTSGSTGDAKGVMITHGGLIHNVKLMRSRYRSTSRTVLVSWLPQYHDMGLIGGLFTSLVSGGSAILFSPMTFIKKPLLWLETMSKYQATHSAGPNFAFELVIRRLESDKDKLWNLDLSSMIFLMVAAEPVRQKTLKRFVELTNPFGLSEKVIAPGYGLAENCVFVSCAFGERKPIIVDWQGRVCCGYTQQENEDIDIRIVDPETCEELQEDGKEGEIWFSSPSAGIGYWGREELSQNTFKNKLRNHPGRYYTKTGDLGRIIDGKLFITGRIKDLIIVAGRNIYSADVEKTVETSSELLRPGCCAVIGVPEEILSAKGISMPDGSDQVGLVVIAEVRDGKPVGKDVIEKIRTRVVEEHGVGVASVKLVRPRTISKTTSGKIKRFECIKQFADESLNLVPQGPQTLLKKTLLRSYTTGTCGEGNTPRPRLVRRTLAASKRISKNDIVEFLKGLISEQTGIPINNISVTDNLTSYGIDSIGVVKATQKLSDFLGTPVAAIDVFTATNILELANFSEDLLSKIQPQLSSNPTNVPEAETFSTELVEEVSTSKRFGIHLLQVIALVYISIMLASPAYISINAFLSFIPSFSISVDGIPWSNYLVSLALAPIAWILCIAVTCICISLFGNSFLRPNYALVSEISLYSMDFVKWWALYKVQEISSKVLAVHLRGTVFLKYWFEMLGARIGSSVLLDTVDITDPSLVSIGDEAVIAEGVLVQSHEVKSRILSLRAIKIGRSSSIGPYAVIQKGSVIEEGAEVQALQKVEGGQPVLKSAKLSDVDKNAEVPSFYHFIGIYLVSFLSSLAAAITYFMYIWFSKKSPSFLHFSFVCLCGAFHWIPFTIIAYATMFSDVPSNPITFAISFAGAYLLHGLVLIALSSAFSHLLIMSGIKQNQYRTWLKQQVTMSCHLRFAKLLSGTGAFCIYLRLLGAKIGKHCSIRAINPISKPELMTIGDGVHLGDFSKIITGFYSSSGYTSGKVEVRHNSVVGSQSLILPGSIVQKNVILGALSVAPMYSILQEGGVYIGSQSQPVIRNTMNNSDKNIEEMDTECNENANNLATTLHKKDSDKVTLTRTWYQSFSVLFIQPLMQTFLPYFVVGLSVFAPLDLIVHKKNAMNLSLHWFFPMVWVLSGTLAALACVIAKRVLVGKNKSGEKVPIWSTRITMDSTWQAIRTLVGDFFMDMTNGSYFLVLYMKLMGADVETDHEVYVDSNGALLNPEMVKIERGGCVGKEALLFGHIYEGEEGGMVKFGDIKIGEDGFVGSRAVAMPGVQLENEGNLGALSLAMKEEIIRSR, encoded by the exons ATGGATCCTAAAGAGTTAAGTGAATTGCCAGGAGTGCATTTTCCTAATTTGCCTACTTTGGATGGCTATTTAAGGCAATGGGGAACTCATCCTATCACTCAAGACAGAACACTTTACACTTGGATTAATGAAGAAGGCGCACCGGTAGGCCAGAGGACTTATGCAGAACAACATCTTAATGCATCCTGCATTGCTCATAAGCTCTTAACATGCCAAAAGCCGGTTATCAAGCCTGGGGACAAGGTTCTTCTTGTTTATGTGCCTGGTCTAGACTTCATCGACGCCTTCTTTGGATGCCTAAGAGCTAGAGTCATACCAGTTCCAGTTCTTCCTCCGGATCCAATGCAAAGAAGTGGACAAGCACTAACAAAAATTGAAAACATTGCCAAGTCCTGCAGCATTGTGGCAATTTTGTCAACAGCTGCTTATCACTCGGCCGTCCGGGCAGGTTCATTGAAAAATTTTATCTCATTAACTGGGAAAAGTGGGAAGTCCTCAGCTCGCTGGCCGAATCTTCCATGGCTGCACACTGATACTTGGGTCAAGAATTCAAAAAGTTTGGCCTTGAATGGTCTAGATGATCAATGTGAAGAAGCTCAGCCTGGTGATATTTGTTTCTTGCAATTCACGTCTGGTTCGACCGGTGATGCTAAAGGAGTTATGATCACTCATGGTGGCCTTATTCACAATGTGAAGTTAATGAGAAGTAGATACAGGAGCACATCAAGAACAGTCCTAGTGAGTTGGCTCCCTCAGTATCATGACATGGGACTGATTGGGGGACTTTTTACATCTCTTGTCAGTGGTGGATCGGCGATTTTGTTTTCGCCAATGACATTTATCAAGAAACCACTCTTATGGCTTGAAACTATGAGCAAATATCAAGCAACTCACAGTGCTGGCCCAAACTTTGCATTTGAGTTGGTGATTAGAAGGTTGGAGTCTGACAAAGACAAGCTTTGGAATTTAGACCTTTCATCCATGATTTTTCTTATGGTTGCTGCTGAACCGGTGAGACAAAAGACTTTGAAAAGATTTGTTGAGCTGACTAATCCTTTTGGATTATCCGAAAAGGTGATAGCTCCTGGATATGGCTTGGCAGAAAACTGTGTCTTTGTTAGTTGCGCATTCGGGGAACGAAAGCCTATCATTGTTGATTGGCAAGGAAGAGTTTGTTGTGGATATACTCagcaagagaatgaagatattgaCATAAGAATAGTTGATCCGGAGACATGTGAAGAGCTTCAAGAGGATGGAAAGGAGGGAGAGATTTGGTTTAGTAGCCCAAGTGCTGGAATAGGATACTGGGGAAGGGAAGAATTGAGTCAGAATACTTTCAAGAACAAACTTCGCAATCATCCTGGCCGTTACTACACAAAAACAGGAGACTTGGGAAGAATCATAGATGGAAAACTGTTCATCACTGGAAGAATCAAAGATCTCATCATTGTTGCTGGAAGGAACATCTACTCTGCAGATGTTGAGAAGACAGTTGAGACTTCCTCAGAATTGCTTCGGCCTGGTTGTTGTGCTGTCATTGGTGTCCCGGAGGAAATCTTATCTGCAAAGGGGATTTCCATGCCAGATGGCTCTGATCAGGTTGGCTTGGTTGTGATTGCAGAGGTTAGAGATGGAAAACCAGTTGGCAAAGATGTTATTGAGAAGATTCGGACTCGTGTGGTTGAAGAACATGGAGTTGGTGTTGCTTCTGTTAAGCTGGTCAGGCCTAGAACAATCAGCAAAACAACATCTGGAAAAATCAAGAGATTTGAATGTATCAAGCAGTTTGCAGATGAATCTCTGAACTTGGTTCCACAAGGTCCACAGACTCTATTGAAGAAAACTTTGCTGAGATCATATACTACCGGAACATGTGGCGAAGGGAATACTCCGAGGCCCCGGCTAGTAAGAAGAACACTTGCAGCCAGCAAAAGGATCAGTAAGAATGACATTGTGGAATTCTTGAAGGGCCTTATTTCTGAGCAAACTGGAATTCCAATCAACAACATCTCAGTTACAGATAACCTAACATCCTATGGAATTGATTCGATTGGTGTGGTTAAAGCAACTCAAAAGCTCTCGGATTTCCTTGGAACACCAGTTGCAGCCATTGATGTTTTCACTGCAACAAACATTCTAGAATTGGCAAACTTCTCTGAGGATCTGCTATCCAAGATTCAGCCTCAGCTTTCAAGCAATCCAACCAATGTTCCAGAAGCTGAAACTTTTTCTACTGAACTGGTTGAAGAGGTATCTACATCTAAGCGATTTGGTATCCATTTACTTCAAGTTATAGCACTTGTTTATATTTCCATCATGCTAGCCTCACCAGCTTATATATCCATCAATGCTTTCCTAAGCTTCATCCCAAGTTTCAGTATATCAGTAGATGGAATACCCTGGTCAAATTATTTGGTTTCCCTTGCTTTAGCACCTATTGCTTGGATTCTTTGCATTGCTGTTACTTGCATTTGCATTTCATTATTTGGAAATTCTTTCTTGAGGCCAAACTATGCTCTTGTCTCCGAAATCTCCTTGTATTCAATGGACTTTGTCAAATGGTGGGCATTATATAAGGTCCAAGAGATTTCTTCTAAAGTTCTAGCAGTTCACCTCAGAGGAACTGTGTTTTTGAAGTACTGGTTTGAGATGCTTGGTGCAAGGATTGGATCCTCAGTGTTGCTTGATACAGTTGACATTACCGATCCGAGTCTTGTTTCGATTGGAGATGAAGCTGTCATTGCAGAAGGTGTTTTGGTTCAAAGTCATGAGGTAAAAAGCAGAATTCTAAGTCTCCGTGCTATCAAGATTGGCAGAAGTTCCTCAATTGGACCTTATGCAGTTATTCAAAAAGGAAGTGTTATTGAAGAAGGTGCTGAGGTACAGGCCTTGCAAAAGGTTGAAGGAGGCCAGCCTGTGCTCAAATCTGCTAAGCTTAGTGATGTTGATAAG AATGCAGAAGTTCCTAGCTTTTACCACTTTATTGGGATCTATCTTGTTAGCTTTCTCAGTTCACTAGCTGCAGCTATTACCTACTTCATGTATATATGGTTCTCCAAGAAATCTCCATCATTCCTACACTTTTCATTTGTTTGCCTATGTGGTGCATTCCACTGGATCCCCTTCACCATTATTGCATATGCTACCATGTTTTCTGATGTACCATCAAATCCAATAACCTTTGCCATTTCATTTGCCGGCGCCTACTTACTTCATGGTCTTGTGCTCATAGCTCTCAGCAGCGCTTTCTCCCATCTCCTCATCATGTCCGGTATAAAGCAAAACCAATACAGAACTTGGCTTAAGCAACAAGTCACCATGTCATGCCACCTTAGATTCGCGAAGCTTCTCTCAGGAACAGGAGCCTTCTGTATTTATCTACGACTCTTGGGTGCGAAAATTGGCAAGCATTGTTCCATTAGAGCAATCAATCCCATTTCAAAGCCAGAATTAATGACAATCGGTGATGGTGTCCATCTAGGAGATTTCAGCAAGATAATTACTGGTTTTTACTCTTCCAGTGGATATACTTCTGGAAAAGTTGAAGTTCGGCATAATTCAGTTGTTGGCAGTCAAAGCCTAATTCTCCCAGGTTCTATTGTCCAAAAGAATGTCATTCTAGGTGCACTTTCAGTTGCTCCAATGTACTCTATACTCCAAGAGGGTGGTGTTTATATTGGATCACAATCCCAACCAGTTATCAGAAACACAATGAATAATTCTGATAAAAATATAGAAGAGATGGACACTGAATGTAACGAGAATGCTAACAATTTGGCGACAACATTGCATAAAAAGGACTCAGATAAAGTTACCTTGACCAGAACATGGTATCAAAGTTTCTCAGTACTCTTCATTCAACCCTTGATGCAAACATTTTTGCCTTATTTTGTGGTTGGTTTATCAGTTTTTGCACCTTTGGACCTTATTGTTCACAAAAAGAATGCCATGAATCTCTCGTTGCATTGGTTTTTCCCTATGGTTTGGGTTCTCTCTGGCACTCTAGCTGCATTGGCATGTGTTATAGCCAAAAGGGTTCTTGTAGGAAAGAACAAATCTGGAGAAAAAGTTCCCATATGGAGCACAAGGATCACCATGGACAGCACTTGGCAAGCCATAAGAACACTTGTTGGAGACTTTTTCATGGACATGACAAATGGCTCATATTTTCTTGTGTTGTATATGAAGCTGATGGGTGCAGATGTTGAAACGGATCACGAAGTTTATGTGGATAGCAATGGAGCATTGTTGAATCCTGAAATGGTGAAGATTGAAAGAGGTGGCTGTGTGGGAAAAGAAGCATTGCTGTTTGGACACATATATGAAGGGGAAGAAGGAGGAATGGTGAAGTTTGGAGATATCAAAATTGGAGAAGATGGTTTTGTTGGTAGCAGGGCTGTTGCCATGCCTGGTGTGCAGTTGGAGAATGAGGGAAATCTTGGTGCTCTATCTCTTGCCATGAAAGAAGAGATCATAAGGTCAAGGTGA
- the LOC140177415 gene encoding uncharacterized protein, with the protein MDPKVPIEDQFSKLHPSFPEGIRIGIVGGGPSGLSAAYALARLGYKNVTVLEKHHTVGGMCESVDIEGKVYDLGGQVLAASSAPIIFHLAKETGSALEELDSHKLAIINPSNGEYQDIKVADDYVSVMSLTLEIQEKVKNSGRIGVHGVSDIAPELAPEYLECHGLKSVPKSVAYGYTASGYGFVQDIPYAYLHEFTRTSMAGKIRRFRDGYTSLWQKIAQSLPLKLCCNTEVLTLRRNSDGVTVNVKNLNGVETLVFDKIIISGSFPLKYGRTYRSLPSTCTDCEPEVMDTSDLEKDLFSKVETNDYYTTVLKINRLDHLPVGFYYFNEYMEDPSTIGHPVAIQKFYADTNIFLLWSYGNSTDIKGPAVTKLAIKTVESMGGEVQKVVLQRRFKYFPHVSSQAMKDGFYEKLESGLQGSRNTYYVGGLMAFELTERNSSYAMALICKNFANSSDLPMYPYTKVNYHLCTL; encoded by the exons ATGGATCCTAAAGTACCAATAGAGGACCAATTTTCCAAGTTGCACCCTTCCTTCCCAGAAGGCATAAGAATTGGAATAGTTGGTGGTGGTCCAAGTGGCTTATCAGCAGCTTATGCACTTGCCAGGCTTGGTTACAAGAATGTCACAGTCTTGGAGAAGCATCACACAGTTGGTGGCATGTGTGAATCAGTAGACATTGAAG GAAAAGTATATGATCTAGGTGGGCAAGTTCTTGCTGCAAGCAGTGCTCCAATCATTTTTCACTTGGCAAAAGAGACAGGCTCAGCACTAGAAGAATTAGACTCTCACAAGCTTGCTATTATCAACCCTTCCAATGGAGAATATCAAGATATTAAAGTTGCTGATGATTATGTATCTGTTATGTCACTTACATTGGAAATTCAG GAAAAGGTGAAGAATTCTGGTAGAATTGGGGTGCATGGAGTGAGTGACATTGCTCCAGAGTTGGCTCCAGAATATCTTGAATGTCATGGACTCAAATCTGTTCCTAAATCTGTGGCTTATGGCTACACTGCCTCAGGATATGGCTTTGTTCAAGATATTCCTTATGCATACCTTCATGAGTTCACTAGAACCTCCATGGCTGGAAAAATCCGAAGGTTTCGAGACGGATATACAAGTCTTTGGCAGAAGATTGCTCAATCACTTCCTTTGAAACTTTGCTGCAACACTGAAGTATTGACACTTAGAAGGAACTCTGATGGTGTCACAGTTAATGTCAAGAACTTAAATGGAGTTGAAACTTTGGTATTTGATAAGATCATAATCTCTGGTTCATTTCCATTGAAATATGGAAGAACTTATAGATCATTGCCTTCAACTTGCACAG ATTGTGAACCTGAAGTAATGGATACAAGTGATCTTGAAAAAGATTTGTTCAGCAAAGTAGAAACAAATGACTACTACACTACTGTTTTGAAGATTAACAGACTTGATCATTTGCCTGTTGGATTTTATTATTTCAATGAATACATGGAAGATCCTAGCACAATTGGACATCCGGTtgcaattcaaaaattttatgcaGACACTAACATATTCTTGCTTTGGTCCTATGGCAACTCTACTGATATTAAAGGACCTGCCGTCACAAAGCTTGCAATCAAGACAGTAGAATCCATGGGGGGAGAGGTTCAGAAAGTCGTTCTTCAACGGCGCTTTAAGTATTTTCCTCATGTTAGTAGCCAAG cTATGAAAGATGGATTCTATGAAAAGTTGGAATCAGGACTTCAAGGTTCAAGGAATACTTACTATGTAGGTGGCCTTATGGCATTTGAGCTTACAGAGAGGAATTCATCTTATGCCATGGCTTTAATATGCAAGAACTTTGCAAATAGCAGTGATTTGCCAATGTATCCTTATACTAAGGTAAATTACCATTTATGTACATTATGA